One window from the genome of Oscillospiraceae bacterium encodes:
- a CDS encoding ABC transporter ATP-binding protein — translation MNSKSIIKNVFQKNWMSYLFGIILAGGTSFLSAQIPGLLGDAVNALSDGKNDFNAIKTAAVLMIATASGAFAARFIWRFLIIGTTRKIELDLRTGLFSHLQSQSGDFFVRYNTGDIITRSISDINAVRMMFGMGLVGVINTAVTTVVSITYMVDVVDWKLTLAAIAPLPILAFGLTKLRFTIRKRFKRAQEAVSDLNAKTQENITGIRVVKAYAQEKSESETFSRLSKRKWASEMSMVRISALIGPSTTLVFGIVFSVFLMIGGKMVIDGVMTLGQYVAFNGYLALVVEPMNMISRIMTIWQRGRVSMGRLDQLFDEKPSVNDSAADPAITDLDTKELEVRDLTFSYPNTDAPVLKNISFRVRQGQLLAVMGVTGSGKTTLANLILRLWPLPDGKVFLDGVDVNQIPILTVRKHAAFVPQDSFLFSDTIAENIAFFDEKVTDEQVHETAKLACVDDNITAQPDGYDTVVGERGMTLSGGQKQRISIARALVRNPKLLLLDDCLSAVDAATEQAILKNLTDSRSERITVFITHRISAAMAADNILLLNKDGSIAGIGSHEQLLKTNDAYNDLIDLIKSREQGGEIR, via the coding sequence GTGAACAGTAAATCAATCATCAAAAACGTTTTCCAAAAGAATTGGATGTCCTATTTATTCGGCATCATCTTGGCGGGCGGAACCTCTTTTCTGAGCGCGCAGATCCCCGGTCTTTTAGGGGATGCCGTCAATGCTCTCTCCGACGGAAAAAACGATTTTAACGCGATAAAAACAGCGGCAGTTTTGATGATTGCAACTGCATCAGGTGCTTTTGCGGCGCGTTTTATCTGGCGTTTTCTGATCATCGGAACCACACGAAAAATCGAACTCGATTTGCGCACGGGGCTGTTTTCTCATCTCCAGAGCCAATCGGGTGATTTTTTTGTCAGATATAACACCGGCGACATCATTACCCGTTCGATCTCGGACATCAACGCCGTGCGCATGATGTTCGGCATGGGTCTTGTCGGGGTGATCAACACCGCAGTCACCACGGTCGTTTCGATCACATACATGGTCGATGTGGTGGACTGGAAGCTGACACTTGCGGCAATCGCGCCGCTCCCGATTTTGGCCTTCGGGTTGACCAAACTGCGTTTTACCATCCGCAAGCGCTTCAAGCGTGCGCAGGAGGCGGTCTCCGATTTGAATGCAAAAACCCAAGAAAACATCACAGGCATCCGCGTAGTCAAGGCTTATGCCCAGGAAAAAAGCGAATCCGAGACCTTTTCGCGTCTTTCAAAACGCAAATGGGCAAGCGAAATGTCGATGGTGCGCATCTCGGCGTTGATCGGTCCTTCGACGACATTGGTATTCGGTATCGTATTCTCGGTGTTTTTGATGATCGGCGGTAAGATGGTCATCGACGGTGTAATGACATTGGGGCAGTATGTGGCGTTTAACGGTTATCTTGCGTTGGTTGTCGAGCCGATGAACATGATCAGCCGGATCATGACCATCTGGCAGCGCGGCCGTGTCTCGATGGGGCGGCTTGACCAGTTGTTCGATGAAAAGCCCAGTGTCAACGATTCTGCCGCAGACCCCGCGATCACTGATTTGGACACCAAAGAACTCGAAGTGCGAGATCTGACGTTTTCTTATCCAAATACCGATGCGCCGGTTTTAAAAAATATCAGTTTCCGGGTTAGGCAGGGCCAACTTCTTGCGGTAATGGGCGTGACCGGAAGCGGCAAAACCACACTGGCAAATTTGATTTTACGCCTTTGGCCGCTTCCCGACGGTAAGGTTTTCCTCGACGGTGTTGACGTGAATCAAATTCCGATTTTAACCGTGCGAAAGCATGCCGCGTTTGTGCCGCAGGACAGCTTTTTATTTTCGGATACCATCGCCGAAAATATCGCTTTCTTCGATGAAAAAGTCACTGACGAACAAGTGCACGAAACGGCAAAACTCGCCTGCGTAGATGACAACATTACGGCGCAGCCCGACGGTTATGACACCGTCGTCGGCGAGCGCGGCATGACGCTCTCGGGCGGACAAAAACAGCGTATCTCGATTGCGCGGGCGCTTGTTCGCAATCCGAAATTATTGCTGCTCGACGACTGCCTCTCGGCGGTTGATGCGGCCACCGAGCAGGCGATATTAAAAAATTTGACCGACTCGCGCTCAGAACGAATCACCGTGTTCATCACCCACCGCATCAGCGCGGCAATGGCAGCCGATAACATCTTGCTTCTCAATAAAGACGGAAGCATTGCGGGCATCGGCAGTCACGAACAGCTTTTAAAAACAAACGACGCATATAACGATTTAATCGATTTAATTAAATCCCGCGAGCAGGGGGGTGAGATTCGATGA